In Clostridium thermosuccinogenes, the genomic stretch ATGTTGATTTTCAGGGGCAGGCATGCCAGCTCCGGAGCATATTTTGTTCCAAGCTCAAGGGTCATCCTGCTGTTGCTGGGAGGTATCACATAATCCAGCCCCAGGTCATCCAGCATCGCTTTTGCAGTAATATATGTGTTACCCATATGCGGAAATGTTATTTTCATCCTTATGCCTCCATCTGATCATATCTAAAAATGCCTCAATCCTGGTATTCATTCCGGCCTCCCCGGAGTGTTCATCAATCGTCAGTACTATGAAGGGAATGTTGCTTTCCCGTCTGACCTTCCTTTCGGCCAGATCACAAATAAAGGAGTCTATCCCGCAGCCAAAGGACATCAGGTAAATCACACCGTCGATATCATCCCTGTCCAGGATATGCATGACGCTTCCTATGGCTTTTCTTCCGAAATTCCAGAACATTCTTTTTGGAAGAGTGCTGCATTTTTCGTTTATGATTTCCTCATCTATCATGTCTATCGTAATGATATTCACACCGTTGTTCCTCAGCTTATCAAGAAGCTCCATATTTATATAGCTGTCATAAAGATTGTATACATGCCCGATAACGGCTATATTTAGCATTCTATTTCCGGCCTGTCTGACCAACGGTCTTTGCTTTTCCCTTCCGCAGAAATCTTCCGGAAGTTTGCCTTCTTTCAACATCTGCCTGAATCTGAGATAATCCTTTTGTGCCTTGTGGAAGGCTCGCTTTATGGCCATCCTGCTTCCTGTAAATCTGCTGCCTATGTCCAAAGCCGCTTCTAAAGCATTCTTGGCAGATTTTCTGAGATTTATTTCCGTGTCAATAATTTCAGGAAGCCCTTTAAATGTATGCCTTACCATGTCGGGCAGCCCTCCGAATTTAGGGCAGATATATTCATTTTTTGATACGCTGGTAAAACGTGGTATAAATAAATAATCCACTCGGTCTTTTAGATTGAGCACATGCCCATGAAAAAGCTTTATTGGAAGGCATGCCTCGTCAACGCAGGATTTGACGCCATCGTCAAGGATACGTTTTGAGGTATAGTCCGATACTACTATTTCTGCTCCCAATTCTTCAAAAAAGGTTCTCCACAACGGTATGTATTGGTAATAAAACAAAGCCTTAGGTATGCCTACTTTTTTTGACATTTAAAAACACCTCGCTTGATATTATTAACTTTCGGTGTTTGAATTATACCCTCGTGTAAATTGCATTCAAGACAGCAGTGGTGTTATCTGTGCTGCAATTACCACATGTTGGTAAAATTTTAGCTTAAACTGCTGCTTATCCAAAAGATAGATTCCTTCGGTAAAAAGAAAAAATGATATAATATACAAAATTCTTTGTAGCTTTTTGCACACGTGCGGGGTATTGATAGTGAAAGGAGGCTTCACGTAATGGAAACTCAGTCACAGTGCACAGTGGCGGATGCTGAAGCAATAGTCAAAAAATATGCCGACATGGTTTATAAGCTAGCATTTTCACAGGTACATAACAAAAATGATGCCGACGACATATTTCAGGAGGTCTTTTTACGCTATTTCAAAAATCCTCAGAAATTTGAAAGCGAGGAGCATCAAAAGGCCTGGCTTATCCGCGTGACCATCAACTGCTCAAAAAAGCACTGGTCATCGGCATGGAACAGGAAAACCACAGCCTTAAATGAAAGTTTTACTTTTTCCATGCCGGAGGAAAACATACTGGCTGATGCCTTAAGAAAGCTATCTCCCAAATATCGCGCAGTAATACATCTTTTTTACTATGAAGGCTATGCCGTAGAGCAAATAAGCCATATCCTGAAAGTCAAGCAATCTACGGTGAGAACGCAGCTTACAAGAGCAAGAGCTCAGATTGGCAAAATGCTGAAAGGAGAATTTTGATGTTTGAAGATAGATATAAATCCATGTATGAGCAGATTGTGCCCGATGAATCCCTCATCAGCAAAACCATCGAAAGGATTAACCAACAGGCCGGAAGCAAAAAGTCCAAGGCCGAATTATACGACACAAAATTAAATGGAAATGAACCATATAGAACCTGGCTGCCTAAAGCAAAGCAATCCAAAGGGATACGGTTGTTTTTCAAGTGTGCAACAGCAGCTGCAGTTATACTGGTATTCACCTTTGCAGTTATGCCTGCCATAGCAGCCAATGTACCGGTTATATATGAGCTTATGTATATGGTGTCGCCGTCAACAGCTCAATTTTTCATGCCTGTGCAAAAATCCTGCGAAGATAACGGGATACGGATGGAAGTAGTCTCTACCTATATACATGAGGATACGGCAGAGGTTTATATCACACTTCAGGATCTGACAGGCAACCGAGTTGACGAAACCACCGATTTATATGACAGCTACTCTATACACCTCCCCTTCGACAGCAGTGCTACTTGTGATCTGGTAGGCTATGATGAGAAAACCAGAACCGCCACTTTTCTAATCAGGATAACCCAATGGGGAAACCGTCGTATTGAAGGAAGCAAGCTGACCTTTTCGGTTGGCTGCTTTATAAGCGGCAAGCGTGCCTATGAGGATGTGCCGATAAAGATTGACTTATCCTCTGTAGGGAAATCTCCAAAAACAAAAGAGACAAAAATATACGGCGTAAGCGGACCAAATGTTGACAAATATTTGCCGATTGATAAATCCATAGTGGACAGAACGGCAACCGTCATTGTCCCGTCAGACACTATATATTCTCCCGCTGACGGCTTTGATATTACAGGTATTGGTTATGTCGACGGCATGCTCCATATTCAATTTGCGACTGCTGACCGTAGTAAAAACGATAGCCATGGATATTTCTATCTGAAAGATAAAGACGGAAATAAAATATTGTATGATTACTCCGTCGGATTTGTTGAATACGGGGAGCCGGGAAACGAAGATACCAAGATAGTCTATGATGAATACATCTTCGACATACCGCAGGATGAGATATCCAACTATGCTCTATATGGCTCTTTCTACACCAGCGGTCTTTATACCGAAGGCAACTGGCAGGTGACCTTTCCATTGCAGTCAAAAGATGTAGAACAATAACCGGTGGATATGCAAATTGCTGATCATTAAAAACTGGTTTGAATTCAGCTAATTGAGACGGATAATTGCTTTTACGAAAGGATTCAAAGCACATACGGCATTGCATAAACTACAGAAACGGAATTCTGAAAAGAGCAATAATTAAAAAGGTGCGGAACTCATATCCATTCCGCACCCTTTAAATCCTTTAAACTATTAAAGATTTAACTTGTTGTCTCTTCTTTAATTAATCCTATTAGGCTTTTCCGTCGCAGCCCAATACATTGACTATCTTCTTCTTAACAAGCTCTTTTATTGCCAATCTTGCAGGTCCGAGATACTGTCTTGGGTCAAAGTGGGACGGATTCTCAGCAAAATACTTCCTGATAGTACCGGTCATTGCAAGCCTTAAGTCTGAGTCAATGTTTATCTTACATACTGCCATTGAAGCAGCTTTTCTCAACATATCCTCAGGAACTCCTTTTGCACCGGGCATATCTCCGCCGTATTTGTTTATCATTTCAACAAATTCAGGAATAACCGATGATGCTCCGTGGAGAACTATCGGGAAACCAGGAAGTCTCTTCTGAACTTCTTCCAGGATATCAAATCTCAGCTTAGCCTCACCCTTGAATTTGTATGCGCCATGGCTGGTTCCTATAGCAATTGCCAGGGAGTCAACTCCTGTCTTTGCAACGAACTCCTCAACCTGATCCGGATCTGTGAATGCTGCATCTTTTTCGGACACATTTACAGCATCCTCGATACCTGCCAGTCTTCCAAGCTCACCCTCAACAACAACACCCTTTTCATGGGCATAGTCTACAACCTGCTTGGTTAATTTGATATTCTCTTCAAAAGGAAGATGGGAACCATCGATCATAACCGATGTAAAGCCACCGTCTATACATGATTTGCACAGTTCAAAACTATCACCGTGGTCGAGATGAACAGCTATCGGAAGGCCGGTTTCAATCTCAGCAGCCTCTATAAGTTTCATCAAGTATGTATGATTGGCATACTTTCTTGCTCCTGCAGATACCTGAAGAATCAGTGGGGCATTAACTTCTTTGGCAGCTTCTGTGATACCTTGGATTATTTCCATGTTGTTAACGTTGAATGCACCAATGGCATAGCCGCCTTCATAAGCCTTTTTGAACATTTCTTTTGTTGTAACTATTGGCATAATATCCACTCCTTTATAAATTTGTAGTTATAACCTCTATGGCACCATTCTTTCAGCATATGTATTTAACAACGTGATAGAATGTGAAAAACAGCACCTTGTGAAGATTTTATCATTATAATTTTATCAGATTTAATTCTAAAATCAAGGTTTAAATTACCAGCACAATGCCATTATACTTCAAAAGTGCTACCATATTTATATTTCCAGTCTCGGAATTTTTTATACGAAGCAGTGAAATACAGAATTGCTTTTTAGAATTCATTATGTTATATTTTATTGTGATTGTGTTGATAAAACACTTACATATTGCACAGTATATAATAAAGTCTTCTAAAAGGTCTGATGAAGGCTTTATTGATGTAAGGAGATATTATTTCCTACTATATAATAAATTTTCTTAAGGAGGATTTAGAAATGGCTGAATTAAAAGGCGCTTGTATTTTCGGTCAATCCGGAGGACCGACTTCCGTGATAAACGCCAGCGCTGCAGGTGTTATACAGGAAGCATTAAAGCAAGACTGCATCACTCATGTATACGGAGCCGCTCACGGAATAAGAGGTATTCTGGAAGAGAACTTTTATGATATGAGCAAGGAAGATCCCTATGAATTGGATTTGTTGAAAACAACTCCATCCTCTGCTCTGGGTTCTGTTCGTTATAAGCTTAAGAATGCCGACGAAGATGAAACTGATTACAAGAGGCTTCTTGAAGTATTCAAGAAATACAACATCCGCTATTTCTTCTATAACGGCGGAAATGACTCAATGGATACCTGCAACAAGGTTAGCAAGTACATGCAGAAGGTTGGCTATGAATGCAGGGTAATGGGAGTTCCCAAGACCATAGATAACGACCTGTGGGGAACTGACCACTGCCCCGGCTATGGTAGCGCAGCCAAGTATGTAGCAACTTCTACAATGGAAGTATATCACGATGCCAGAGTTTATGATAAAGGCATGATAATAGTTCTTGAAATAATGGGAAGAAACGCAGGATGGCTCACTGCCGCATCAGCAATAGCTGCATACAAGGGTGCAGGTCCTGACCTCATCTACCTGCCTGAAGTACCTTTTGATATGGACAAGTTTATCGAGGATGCTTCAGCCCTTTATAAGAAAAATGGCAATGTAATAGTTGCAGTTTCAGAGGGCATCAAGGATAAGAATGGCAAATACATATCCGAATACGGTTCGGATCTGGCAAAAACAAAAGATGCTTTCGGTCATGCTCAGCTTGGCGGCCTGGCTTCAACACTGGCCAACATTCTGAAGGAAAAGACCGGTGCAAAGGTTCGTGCCATCGAATTCAGCCTTCTTCAGAGATGTGCTGCCCACCTCGGCTCACTGACCGACGTTAATGAAGCTTACCTGGCAGGTCAGATGGCAGTTAGGTATGCAGTAGAAGGCAAGACAGACTACATGGTAGCTTTTGAAAGAGCTGAAGGTCCTGAATACAAATGCAACATTAAGCTTGTAAACCTCACCGATGTTGCAAATACAGAGAAGAAAGTGCCTCTGGAATGGATCAAAAAAGATGGAACCGGGCTTACAGAAGATTTTATCAAATACGCCCTGCCTCTGATCCAAGGCGAATCCAGACCTCCTATGGAGGATGGAGTGCCAAGGTTTGCTAAGCTTAAGAAAGTATTGGCAACTAAATAATACAAGGCAATCACATAAATAAAAGAGGAGTGGAATCACTCCTCTTTTATTATTCATCATCTTCTTCGGTATCGTTATCCATCTCATCCTCGGCATCATCTTCATCTTCATATTCCGATGCCGTTTCGGATTCTTCCTCTTCTTCATCCCTGTTGACTTTTTCAGTTTCCACTTTTTTACCGCATTTCGGGCAGTATGCGTAATCCTCGTCTATTTCTGCAGAACAGCCGCTGCATCTTTTCAGGTTTTTAATTTCCAGTATTTTCAGCTTCATGTCCTCAATATCCATCTCTGCCCGGGCTATCTCCTCGCACATTTCAGCCAGCTCTGCATCCACGGCTTCTCCCTGTTTGTAGCTTTCATAAACTTCCCTGCCCATTTCAAACATAAGGGATTTAATTTTCTGTTCTTCCGAATTTATTGCCATGTTGATTTTTGAAATCTCAATGAGGTCACTGGATGCTTTTAATGCCGACAATGTGGCATCTCTGACTTTTTTTCGCATATTATCGATAATTTCCATACAAACACTCCTTCCTATAATTTGCCTGTCCGACTCACATATATTATACGTCAAATTTCAACATAAGTTTCAAAAAATATAATGCCAAATTCAAAATATACAATTGTGTTGTTCTGCTATTTCGCAATTTTTGAACAGGCCTGCAAATCAGGTAGAAAACTTTGGAATTGCATGCAAATCACTCTGAAATGATTTTTTATGATAAAAATAAGTTTGAGCTATTCACAACTCCATATTTTTATCCCCTTTGAAATAAAACCTTACGTCCGATTACTGTTAAAACACGATCTATTCGTCAAGACCCATAATATGCTCATAAGTAATGATATCCATTACATCCGGGTCCCATTGCAGGTCAGCAATTATCTTTGACATATCCGATAAAAAAACTTCTTCAGTTTTCCCCAAAGAGTTTATATCCATATTTAGGACCTGTTCCGCCTGTTCTCTGGTAATTGGAACCCCACCGTAACAGTAATCCGCCTGAACCAGATTAATCTCCACGGCATTAAGATTATCCAACAGAGCAAAAAGTATCACAGCGTCTGCCATCTTTTTCGTGTGATTAACTTTATACTGCTGACCTGCTGTAAGATTCATTTGATAATCAATCCTTAAGCTATCTTTATTTTCAGTTATAGACTCAATTCGGAATACTGGCAGTTCTTTAGCATATTGTAATTGACCAACCAACTCCTGCATTTTGTTCGAATCACTTAGAGAAGTATTCCTGTAAGTATAAAGTAAGCCAAAATCATAAGGAGTATTGATTTCTCCATCTTCTTCCTTTAGAGTAGTTTCTTCCTTTTGAGCAGTTTCTTCATTTTGAGTCACAGTAGAAACATTCTGATCTTTATCCAAAGTGACCTCGTCTGACCGTGAACAGGAAGTAACTAAAAAGGCAGTTGATATCATGAGTATCAGTATAGATATGATTGAATAACCTCTCTTTTTATGCATCAGGCTCACCCTTAATCAATATTTTTAACTGATTATTTCCGATTACTTCAGCGTTGAACCTCAATTTATAAATCACTTGTTTATGAGTATCAATCCTATGACGCAAAATATTGAGCCCAACACTATGCTTAATCCAAATCCTTCCTTAAAAATTTCAGCATAAGTTTCGGAAAAATAAGCTAAAAAAACATTATAATCCTGAACTCCGGTATGCTTTGAATATATTGGAAACTGCTTGAAATCATTTTGGATACCACCGTATCAAATGTAAGAGTATCATCATTGGTCAGGATAAATACACCACTATCCTCCAATGGGCTTTCCAAGCTTCCTTCCAGTTTTAAGAGGTGTTCATAGGGTTTTTTTCCAAGCTTTCCGCACTGGACTCAAATATATAGTAGTAACCATCCCTATAGAACAAATCCGTAGAAAAATAGCTTAACTCATCACTGGCATAGAATTTCACAATTCGTATCGATACATCGTTCCCCCGGGAAGAATCCGTTAAGAATTGATCCCATAAACTCTCGTTGGCAACAAAATTATAATATCCCTTAACAAAATATCCGTCTTTTTGTGCCATTTCAGGCGTATAGTCCGACGGCATATCGTTAAAGCCTTCATAATTGCCTTCACTATCGAAAGAAAACTCCAAGGAAGAGTTTATATTTTCTTTTTTATTACACCCTGCAAAGAGAATCATAATGCAAATCAAACATGCTACCATCGAGGCCAATATTTTCATAATCAGCCCTCCCCTACCCCTTTCTTTATGTAAGGCATCCACTCCTTCATGTGTCTTCCCTGTTCAATCATTTATTATAATTGCAAGCCCGGCCAACTACATGCTTGTTCCTGAGATGCCCGGAAATTTAAAATATGCATTCCAGCTTGCCTATCTTGTCTGTGCTGCTTCTCTACGCTGGAAAATCCTTGTATCATCTTGTATCATAATATACATTTTATAGCGCTATTGCCTTCCAATCAATATAACACATATACAAATGTTTACTTGATTTTTTATCAACTCTTTGTCCCGCCAGACAATGTGAGCCGGCATGGACTGCTCCATTTTGCTCTACAGGCAAATGTCTTCTGAGTCCAGACGCTGTTTTCCTTGGGATTTTGATATAAACATCAACCGTTTCAGAGATAATTTTGAGGCTCAATCATCGTATCCTTCGGATTTTACCGCTTATATGAGCGCTCCATAGGAACCTTATCGAACTTATTTACATAATATAAACTAAAGTCGTTGTCTCAGGATGGTCCTGTATTGGCACACTTAACAATTAATACTTATTGAAGAATGTATGATGAAGGAGTGCAAAAATATGCAAAAATATGCAGTGCTCATGGCAGGTGGTTCGGGAACAAGGCTTTGGCCCCTTTCAAAGGAAGCCAGTCCGAAACAGTTTATTCTCGTAGAGGATGACAGTTCCATGCTGGTTCAAACCATTAAACGGCTATGCAAGGTTGTTCAACCGGAGCAATGCTATATTGTAACAAGCCGGCTATTGGCGGATATTACAAAAAAGGCAGTGAGCGGATACATTCCGGAAGATAATGTCCTGTCGGAACCGGAGAGGAAAAACACTGCCGCATGCATTGCTTTTGCAACACTTTTGTTGCAGAAAAAGTGCAAGGAAGGGGTTCTATGCTTTGTACCGGCCGATGGATATGTAAAGGATACGGAAGGATATGCAGAAGCTTTGCAGTTAGCATTCGACACCGCCGAACGGACCAACGGTCTTGTTGTAATCGGAGTCAAACCTGCCTATCCTGCAGACGGATATGGTTATATACATGTTGAACCCGTAACTGATGCCGGTGTCAAAACATCACGAGTTCTGAATTTTATTGAGAAACCGCCCCTGGAAGTTGCCCAAGAGCTTGTTCGCTCCGAAGATTACTTATGGAACTGTGGGATTGTGGTGGGCACAATGTATGCCATTATACGGAATATAAAGGAACACATTCCCGAGCATTACCATAAGCTCTCGGAAGCATTGGATAAAGATGAAAACCAAGCATCCGCCCTCTTTGAGAAAGCCTACCACGATATCCAAAGCATCTCCTTTGACAACGGAGTTCTTGAAAAATGTGCCCAATCCCTGTATGCCGTAAGGGCATCCTTTGATTGGGATGATATCGGCAGCATCGATGCTTTGGCAAAAACTCTGGAAGCGGATTCCGAAGGCAATCGGGTAAAGGGACGCCATATCGGAATTAATACAGCCAACTCCATAATTTACGCGAAAGATATCGCCATTTGCACAATAGACATCGATAACTTGATTATTGCCGGCACAAAAGACGAAGTGCTGGTTTGCCCCAGGGATAAATCCCAGAAGATTAAAATTCTAGTGGATAAATTAAAGCAGCAGGGCCATGAGGATCTCCTCTGAGGACCAAAGCATACATGGGGGAGATCGAATGAGCAGAACAAAATTCTTATTAATAAGAGAAATCGGTGCAGGATTATGGAACGAGATGCACCATGTTCTAACCCAGCTGCTTGCTGCGGAAATCATGCAGAGGATTCCTGTGGTTTACTGGGGTAAAGGCAGCTTATATGCCTCATCCGATGATTCTAACGCCTTTGAACAGTTTTTTGAGCCAATATCCAGCTATAGCGTGCAGGATCTGGCAAAGAAGGAGTTTTCTTTTCACCCGCAAAGGTGGAACAGTGGAAATATCCTCATGCCCGTATCGGGATTTTCCGAAAATGACGAACATTTGACAATGAACCCTTTGGAGGAATGTGAAGCGGATGTCTGTGTCCGGGATATTTATATCGACATGGGAAAAATCATCCCTTTGATACCGGAATGGCATCCGCTCTTCGGGCTAAAGCGAAGGGATTTATTTTACCACCTGATATGCAAATACATCCGCCTAAAAGAAGAAGTCCAAGCATTTATCGATGATTTTTACAATGAGAATATGAAGGGTACCCCTTTGTTGGCAGTGCATATCAGAAGCAGCGATAAAATCGTGGAGGTACAGCATCTGCATGAGTTAAATGAGCAGTATCCAAAGGAAATAGATAAGGTCCTTCAGGCAAATCCGGGTATACGGATATTTTTGATGACCGACTGCATTGAAATACTGGAAGAGTACAAGAAAAGGTATGGACATCTCATAATCCATACCAATTGCAGAAGGGTCCCCAGGAACGGTCAGGGTGTGCACTTCCAGGAATATCCGGATAACAAGCTGAAGGGTTTTGAAATAATCAGGGACGCATGGCTTGCTGCAAAATGTGACTTCTTTATAGGCAACGGATATTCCAATGTGTCATTAGGCATTTATGAGTTAAAGAATTGGGAGAAGGAAAGGATCAAGCTTTTATATTGACTGAAAGGAGGAAGTATATATGGAAAAAAGTAAATTGATCGAAATGTACAGAACCATGCGGCTTATCCGCTTGATTGAACAGAGGATCAATGATGAATACAAGTATGATGAAATCAAAACGCCCATCCATCTATCCATAGGACAGGAAGCAGTCGCAGCGGGTGTTTGCATACACTTAAGAAAAGATGATTACATTTTCGGTACCCACAGAAGCCATTCCCAATATATCGCAAAAGGCGGAGATATCAAAAAAATGATCGCAGAATTATATCTGAGGAAAACAGGATGCGCTTATGGAAGAGGCGGGTCAATGCATCTTGTTGACCCGGATGTGGGTATACTCGGGTCTTCCGCTATTGTTGGCGGCAGTATTCCGTTGGGCACCGGTACGGCTCTGGCATCCAAGCTTCTCAACAACGACAGGGTAACTGTTGTCTTTTTTGGTGACGGTGCCGTTGATGAAGGTACATTTCACGAAAGCCTGAACTTTGCTGCGCTGAAAAAGCTGCCTGTAGTATATGTGTGTGAAAACAATTTTTATGCCATCAACTCCCACCAGCTGGCACGGCAGGTCGGGGACAATATTTACAAATGGGCGCAAAATTATGGAATGCCTGGCTATCAGATTGACGGAAACGATGTATTGGAAGTTTCCGATTATGCTGAAAAAGCCATTTCCCGATGCCGAAACGGTGAAGGTCCCACCCTGATTGAATGCCTGACCTACAGGTGGAAAGGGCATATCGGAACGGTGGACGATGTAGGAGAAGGCTACAGGCCGAAAGAGGAATACGACTACTGGATTTCCAAATGCCCGATAAAACGCTTCACGGAATACCTTAAAAATATGGGAGTTTTGACTGACGAGCTCATTAAAAACATCGATCAGGAAATATATGATTTGATAGAAGAAGCATTCTGTTTTGCGCAGAACTCTCCAAAGCCCTCCCCCGATGAACTGCTGAATTTCGTATATGCAGACTAGAAATGAGGAGTAAGAGCAGGATATCGAGGGATGAGAATAATGTGCACTGTCTATTGGAAAGGAGGAAATTTATATGCCGTGGACGACAGTTCAAGTAGAAAAACTGGATAACTTTTTCATAAAAGGCGATTCTACGGGTGATCGCGTGCTCACCTATAGGGAAGCGCTGCATGAGGCTTTTGACCAATCGCTGGCAAGGGATCCGAAAGTGTTCATCATGGGTGAAGGTGTGGACGATGTTGCCGGCGTTTTTGGAACCACCAAGGGGTTGAAGGAGAAGTATGGTGAAAACAGGGTATTCGATACTCCTATATCGGAAAATTCATTGACAGGGATAGCTGCCGGTGCTGCCATGGCAGGCTTGAGGCCTATATTCATTCATGCGAGAATGGATTTCCTGCTGCTTTCCCTGGATCAATTGGTGAATCACGCATCCAAATGGTGTTATATGTTCGGAGGAAAGGTAAAGGTTCCCATGGTAGTAAGAACTATCAGCGCCAGGGGATGGGGATCCGGAGCACAGCATTCCCAGTGTATCCAAGGTATGCTCATGAATGTCCCCGGTTTGAAAATCGTTGCCCCTGCCACCCCCTACGATGCCAAAGGACTGATGGTATCCTCCATTATCGACAACAGTCCGGTTCTGTTTGTGGAGCATCGATGGCTGCATAAAACAACGGGACATGTTCCCGAAGAGCTCTATTCCATTCCCATCGGCAAGGGTGTGATCCGTCGGAAGGGAGAAGATATCACCATTGTTGCCGTGTCCTATATGCTTGTGGAGGCATTGAAGGCTGCTGAAAAGCTCCAGGAATCAGGCATATCCGCTGAGGTTGTAGATCCCCGGACATTGAAGCCCCTTGATGAGGAGATTCTGTTGGAATCCGTTGCAAAAACCGGAAGGCTGCTGATTGCCGACACCGGATGCAAAACTGGCAGCGTAGCTTCGGAAATAGCTGCTGTTGCGGCTGAAAAAGCATTCCACCTGCTGAAAAAGCCTATCAAACGGGTATGCTGTCCGGATACTCCAACGCCCACCAGTGATGTGCTGGAAAAAGCTTATTATCCTACTGCAGAGGATATTTTCAACGAAGCAGTAAAATTAGTAAAAGAATGAAAAGAGGATGATTATGGATAGGTTTATTGAGCAAGATTGCCTAGAGTACATTGAAAAAATCGATCTGACCCCGTTAAGGGGTAAAACTGTTTATATTACAGGAGCTAACGGGCTTATTGGTACGTATGTTATTTATATGCTTCATCTTGCCAATATCATCAAAAACGCCGGGATCAACATTGTCGCTGTCAGCAAGAGCCCTCCCGGCAGCCACCTTAAAGACATTTTCAAGGATCGTTATACATTTTATTCGGCGGACCTTATCCGCCCGGATTGCAATTGCTTCGAAGAGAAGGCTGATTATATCATTCATGGAGCCACCTATGCCCAGCCGAAAAAATTTATTCAAAACTACATGGAAACCATTCATCTGAATACAACAGTAACCGAAAGGCTGCTGAAAAAAGCAAAGAACGATGGTGCCACCCTGTTGTTCTTAAGCTCTTCGGAAGTATATGGCAATCCCGATGAGGAGCATGTTCCCACCGGGGAGGATTACCCCGGCTTATGTTCTCCTGTGGATGTTCGGGCAATCTACTCCGAGTCGAAGCGCATGGGTGAAACCTTGTGCTTTGCCTATAGGAATTTTGAAGGGGTCAACGCAAAAATCGCCCGCATTTCTATGACCTATGGACCCGGTATCGGATTGAAGGATGAAAGGGTCCTTGCTCATTTTTTGCGGCAGGCCTTGTATGAAAAAAAGATTACCATGCTGGATGACGGAAGCAAGATCAGAACATTCTGCTACATCGCCGACTGTGTATTGATGCTGCTTTATATAATGCTCTACGGGAAAGATTTTGTATATAACGTGGGAGGAAAAGACAGCATCAGCATTCGTTCCCTGGCGGAAGAAATATGTATGCTGACCGGAAGCACCCTGTCCCAGGAGATCGCATACAAGGAAAACCTGCAGAACGTCAAGGTTTCCCCTAAGCTGGTTAAGCTCGATATTACAAAAGTGATCACCGAATTTTCCCTACCGCCCTTCAAGCCTTTCCGGGAAGGCTTGATCCGCACCATCGAATGGAACAAGGCAGTTAACGGGTTATCAGGCTTTTAATCTAAAGCCTGAAACCCCTCCCTACCCGGGACCT encodes the following:
- a CDS encoding O-fucosyltransferase family protein encodes the protein MSRTKFLLIREIGAGLWNEMHHVLTQLLAAEIMQRIPVVYWGKGSLYASSDDSNAFEQFFEPISSYSVQDLAKKEFSFHPQRWNSGNILMPVSGFSENDEHLTMNPLEECEADVCVRDIYIDMGKIIPLIPEWHPLFGLKRRDLFYHLICKYIRLKEEVQAFIDDFYNENMKGTPLLAVHIRSSDKIVEVQHLHELNEQYPKEIDKVLQANPGIRIFLMTDCIEILEEYKKRYGHLIIHTNCRRVPRNGQGVHFQEYPDNKLKGFEIIRDAWLAAKCDFFIGNGYSNVSLGIYELKNWEKERIKLLY
- a CDS encoding thiamine pyrophosphate-dependent dehydrogenase E1 component subunit alpha — its product is MEKSKLIEMYRTMRLIRLIEQRINDEYKYDEIKTPIHLSIGQEAVAAGVCIHLRKDDYIFGTHRSHSQYIAKGGDIKKMIAELYLRKTGCAYGRGGSMHLVDPDVGILGSSAIVGGSIPLGTGTALASKLLNNDRVTVVFFGDGAVDEGTFHESLNFAALKKLPVVYVCENNFYAINSHQLARQVGDNIYKWAQNYGMPGYQIDGNDVLEVSDYAEKAISRCRNGEGPTLIECLTYRWKGHIGTVDDVGEGYRPKEEYDYWISKCPIKRFTEYLKNMGVLTDELIKNIDQEIYDLIEEAFCFAQNSPKPSPDELLNFVYAD
- a CDS encoding DUF4825 domain-containing protein — encoded protein: MDKDQNVSTVTQNEETAQKEETTLKEEDGEINTPYDFGLLYTYRNTSLSDSNKMQELVGQLQYAKELPVFRIESITENKDSLRIDYQMNLTAGQQYKVNHTKKMADAVILFALLDNLNAVEINLVQADYCYGGVPITREQAEQVLNMDINSLGKTEEVFLSDMSKIIADLQWDPDVMDIITYEHIMGLDE
- a CDS encoding alpha-ketoacid dehydrogenase subunit beta, translating into MPWTTVQVEKLDNFFIKGDSTGDRVLTYREALHEAFDQSLARDPKVFIMGEGVDDVAGVFGTTKGLKEKYGENRVFDTPISENSLTGIAAGAAMAGLRPIFIHARMDFLLLSLDQLVNHASKWCYMFGGKVKVPMVVRTISARGWGSGAQHSQCIQGMLMNVPGLKIVAPATPYDAKGLMVSSIIDNSPVLFVEHRWLHKTTGHVPEELYSIPIGKGVIRRKGEDITIVAVSYMLVEALKAAEKLQESGISAEVVDPRTLKPLDEEILLESVAKTGRLLIADTGCKTGSVASEIAAVAAEKAFHLLKKPIKRVCCPDTPTPTSDVLEKAYYPTAEDIFNEAVKLVKE
- a CDS encoding mannose-1-phosphate guanylyltransferase translates to MQKYAVLMAGGSGTRLWPLSKEASPKQFILVEDDSSMLVQTIKRLCKVVQPEQCYIVTSRLLADITKKAVSGYIPEDNVLSEPERKNTAACIAFATLLLQKKCKEGVLCFVPADGYVKDTEGYAEALQLAFDTAERTNGLVVIGVKPAYPADGYGYIHVEPVTDAGVKTSRVLNFIEKPPLEVAQELVRSEDYLWNCGIVVGTMYAIIRNIKEHIPEHYHKLSEALDKDENQASALFEKAYHDIQSISFDNGVLEKCAQSLYAVRASFDWDDIGSIDALAKTLEADSEGNRVKGRHIGINTANSIIYAKDIAICTIDIDNLIIAGTKDEVLVCPRDKSQKIKILVDKLKQQGHEDLL
- a CDS encoding NAD-dependent epimerase/dehydratase family protein, giving the protein MDRFIEQDCLEYIEKIDLTPLRGKTVYITGANGLIGTYVIYMLHLANIIKNAGINIVAVSKSPPGSHLKDIFKDRYTFYSADLIRPDCNCFEEKADYIIHGATYAQPKKFIQNYMETIHLNTTVTERLLKKAKNDGATLLFLSSSEVYGNPDEEHVPTGEDYPGLCSPVDVRAIYSESKRMGETLCFAYRNFEGVNAKIARISMTYGPGIGLKDERVLAHFLRQALYEKKITMLDDGSKIRTFCYIADCVLMLLYIMLYGKDFVYNVGGKDSISIRSLAEEICMLTGSTLSQEIAYKENLQNVKVSPKLVKLDITKVITEFSLPPFKPFREGLIRTIEWNKAVNGLSGF